From Nonlabens sp. Ci31, the proteins below share one genomic window:
- a CDS encoding YceD family protein has protein sequence MELKAFILSFAGLKQGKHQFKYEVDNTFFENFGFEEFNSSSIVIDAELNKRNTIMDLFLTATGSVNLNCDVTNEPFDLDIDASMDLVVKFGDTFNDDNEDLLILSHGDYEFNIAQYVYEMLVLSIPQKRVHPGVEDGSLESDVLDKLDELSVSMPEERSKSKDIDPRWDALKKLKTDNNL, from the coding sequence ATGGAACTCAAAGCTTTTATTTTATCTTTTGCCGGATTAAAGCAAGGGAAACACCAGTTTAAGTACGAGGTCGATAATACGTTTTTTGAAAATTTTGGATTTGAAGAGTTTAATAGTTCGTCAATAGTAATTGATGCAGAGCTGAATAAAAGAAACACCATCATGGATCTTTTTTTAACAGCTACGGGATCAGTTAATTTAAATTGCGATGTAACTAATGAGCCATTTGATCTAGACATAGATGCTTCTATGGATCTGGTCGTCAAATTTGGAGATACTTTTAATGATGATAATGAAGACTTATTGATCCTTTCACATGGTGACTATGAATTCAATATCGCTCAGTATGTGTATGAAATGCTAGTGCTTTCCATACCTCAAAAGAGAGTTCATCCAGGTGTTGAAGACGGTTCCTTAGAGTCAGACGTTTTAGATAAATTGGACGAGTTAAGCGTTTCAATGCCAGAAGAAAGAAGCAAGAGTAAAGATATAGATCCCAGATGGGACGCATTAAAGAAATTAAAAACGGATAATAATTTATAG
- the rpmF gene encoding 50S ribosomal protein L32: MAHPKRKISKTRRDKRRTHYKATVPQIATDSTTGEAHLYHRAHWHEGKLYYRGNVVIDKTEVAEA, translated from the coding sequence ATGGCGCATCCTAAGAGAAAAATCTCGAAAACGAGAAGAGACAAAAGAAGAACTCACTACAAAGCTACAGTTCCTCAAATTGCTACAGATTCAACAACTGGTGAGGCTCACCTTTATCACAGAGCACACTGGCATGAAGGTAAACTGTACTACCGAGGTAATGTAGTTATAGACAAAACTGAAGTAGCTGAGGCTTAA